AAGCTTTGACATTCTATTCCTTTCTTTGGGCACTAGTACAAAGTGGTGGTTGATGTTATAGCTATTTGATTTAAATGAACATTCTGGAACATCCATGCAATCAGATTTTGTTTTGGGTGGATTGGCATGAAAGCTTATGAAATCTGGGCTCCTTCTCTGTTCTTGGACTCCTAGGCAGGACCCTCAGTGTGCGGGTGATGATGGACGAAAGGGGCCGGTCTCGTGGATTTGGCTTTGTAAACTATGAAAACCATGAGGATGCACAAAGGGTCTGTATTTGGGATTTTATGGTAATACTCTAAAGTTGCTCCCATATGTGCCATCTCCTTATCAACCAGCAGGCTGTCATAGTGTGAAATGGGGAACATGACATCTAAAATGTGGCATTTTGAGTTGACTTTGATGGACTGCTTTTAGGCAGTTGAGGAGATGAATGGGAAAGAACTCGTTCCTGGCCGAGTTCTGTATGTGGGCCGTGCTCAGAAGAGGATGGAGCGACAGGGGGAGCTGAAACGCAAGTTTGAGCTGATTAAACAGGAACGTATCCACCGCTATCAGGTACTGTGAGGAAGTGCACACCTGTGGTcttaagaaaaatatatttaatataattTATTTTCTTGTTGATTCAGGGGGTCAATTTGTACGTCAAGAACTTGGATGATGGGTTGGATGACGAGAAACTCAGGAAGGAGTTTGCCCCTTATGGCACCATCACCAGTGCCAAGGTAGAAAAATACTCATACTTTTTCATGAGTAGTCATTTCTGCTATCCAATGATGTATCACAAAGGCTGAAAGAATCATGTCTGGATCCGTGTAATATCTCTGCACCTCTTAACGTCATGGTTTTCTCTAACTCTTTCCTCCACTCAGGTGATGACGGACGGGGGCCACAGCAAGGGCTTTGGCTTCGTCTGTTTCTCGTCTCCCGAGGAGGCCACCAAAGCGGTAACTGAGATGAACGGCCGCATTGTGGCCACAAAGCCGCTGTACGTGGCTCTGGCCCAGCGCAAGGAGGAGCGGAAGGCCATCCTCACCAACAAATACATGCAGAGGACCATGCCTGGCCCAGTCATCGACTCCTACCAGCAGGCAGGCTACTACATGTCTGCTGTGCCTCAGGTCTGTAGTACGGTTGATGGGAGTGGGCTGGGCCTGGAAGGGGATGTTTTTATCTGTAAGATATTGTTTTTTTGTAGCCTCCAAGTCGCACTTTCTACAACCCGAACCCTGCGAGCACCATGAGGACATCTCCTCGCTGGGCTGCACAGCCACCCAGACCACAGGGTGAGTCGGAGGCAGATGTTTTTGAGATATTGGAGCTAAAATAAGTATATGACTAAAGCATTTCTGCTACTCTAAAATGTATATTTGTTACACAAATGTGTTTGATGCCCTATTGACATGGCATGTGTTGTGTTGCTGTCAGCACCCTACTCGGGCCAGTTTGTCAGGTCTGCTGTTCCCCGACGCGCCTCCACCCCAATCAGCACCGTCAGACAGGCCTCCACCCAGGCTCCACGCATCATCAACTACACACAGAGGATGGGTAAGGGATACACACTAGCTTACTCAAAACATATACTTGCTGTGATGCAAAAACCGAACAGTAACTAACagacacccccatctccagctaACATTGGCACACAGACAGCAGGAGGTCGGGCAGGCATGTCTGGTGGTATGGTCCGAGGCACCCAGTATAAATACTCATCAGGGGTGAGGAACTTACAGCAGGTCATCACTATGCCCGCACCGATGGCAGTGCAGCAGGTAATCTCGTAAATTGCATCCTTTCCATGCAATAGCTGTGTAATTTTATTTTACTCGACTGTTCTTTTAGAGGTCCATCCCAGTGGTAATGTGTATTGCATTGTGTTGAATCTTTCCTGCTGTGTTGTAAGGTTGTTACCCAGCAGATTATGGAGCCAGCGGTGCATGTCAGAGGCCAGGAACCCCTCACTGCCTCCATGCTGGCTGCAGCCCCTCTCATGGAGCAGAAACAGCTGCTTGGTATGTAACTGGAATGTTATTGGGGAGTGTTCATGATCTATGATGTTCTGCAGTCAATCCTATATTGGAGAGTGTTGAGATGCCTCACTGGCACTCTCCTCAATCTAATTTGTTCTCTTTCCCTTGGTTTGCAGGTGAGCGATTGTACCCTCTGATCCATGGCTTTCACTCCAACCTGGCTGGTAAAATCACTGGGATGCTGCTGGAGATTGACAACTCTGAGCTGCTGCACATGCTGGAGTCACCCGAGTCCCTGCATTCTAAGGTACgacaagcttccattccctctgTCCTTTCAGATCAACTTTTACATGCAAAAAGGAAGCCACTTATGATTGTTTGGAGTTTCTTGGTGGTGTGTTATCATGGTCATAGTTGTTGTTATGCTAATCCCATGCGTTCTCTCTTCACTGTTCTCTCCAGGTGGATGAGGCggtagctgtgctgcaagcccaccAGGCCAAGGAAAACTCTCCTAAGAAGTAGAGAACCCTTTCAGGTTAGGTTATAATGAGTTAACAGTAGTTACTCTGCCAAAATTGACCATACTCATGTCATTTGTGACTGTAAAGCAGTTGTTACTGAATTTGGATTTTACATGTATTCCAGGACTCTGCGAAGAAATCGCTGAAGGAGGAAAAAGTTAAAACGAACAAAAAAATAGTAAAATTTTGTAAAGGGGGGAGAAAGGAAGTTTTGTAAATGGCACTTTTGATTCAAATCTGAGAATTTAATTAATGTATATCTATGGGGAAGAAAAGCTGTTTGCAATGGGTTATGTTTATTCTACTTTTTGTTTAAAAAAGAAATGTAAAATAAGAAAATAAAGTCTTGGTGTTTTGTGCATTGAACCTGTATATCACTTCTCATTTGTTGTGCTTCATGGATCTGTGGACTGAAATCTCgttaaatattgctgttacagaTTAGTGATCAGTTCCAATCCATAGACTATAGTGGAAAGGATTGATGTACTGTAATTCCGTGGCGAAGTGGGATAATGGCCTAATACACCAAGGGGATCTGAGGTGAAAACAAGCTTGAGGCAAGAGGGGGTCATATTTAGAAAGGAATTAGTGCCTGGATGTCCCAAAAACCACATGCTATTAGTGATGGACACAATCAAAATCTTGAGCTGAATTCAAAAGTAATTCACAGTACATTACTGGCCAGTCACCATTTTAATAAGTGTTTTCATAAAGGTCAATACAACATTGCAGAGCAGATTGTTTTAGGTGTGCAGTATAGCAACAATTGGTGTTACGGTACACTTTTTAATTTCTGGCTTCTACTCAAAGGTTTCACCGCTGGATCTGTTTTTCTACAAAGGGACTCCTTAATGAGCTTCTTAAACTCTTGATCTCTGACCATGGATGAGAGGGCTGGGCAAGTGGGGTAACATGTCAGTTGTGATGTAATTGTAGAACAGTATGACAAAGTGGAACTTGGGGAAGAGGCTAATGAATGCATTGTCCATGACCGGAGTGATGTATGACAGTATACAGATTAGCAGCTGCACCCCATGCAGTAGTATAGTCATCTGGGCCTTTCTGGCTGAAACGGGATCTGAGATTGCAGCTTTGGCTGAAAACATCACTGAAGTAGGTGTAGATCATTGTGATCCACACAAAGCACAGGTAAAGGATATTGGCGGCATATTTGGTGTTCTAGTTGTGAACTGAGTCAGACATTCCTATGATAGCACATCCTACCGGTAGAGAAAAATGACAGGCTTGAGGATGAAGGCAATAATGATGACATGAAGACCGGGATGGCCCCTACAACTCAAATACATGTGATAAGCACATAGGTCATGTTCACTgttcagatcagaggctgtaaaGGTTGACAGATGGCTACAAAGCATTCAATAGACATGACTGTGAAGTTCAGAGGTGTGTTTCATGAGAAATATATACACGGACAAATTTAGGAAAGGGCATACATAGGTCAAGACAATCAAGAGCACAGTGAAAGACATGATGCTATCATTGATTAGCTCCAGGTACATCCTGTACCTGTGGAAGGTCACGTTGGTGAAGGTGTACAACAGGGTGCCATTGAGGGCCAACAGAACCACTGTTAGGTTCTTGAATAAAGCCTCAATTAAGTCATTGCTGTCATCCCTGTGGCCTCTGGTGCAGAATCACAGCGCAATGATGAACCTGTCACTGCTAATCATCTCTCAGGCACAATAGTACTTGTTTCCAAAACACAAAGGACAATGTATCAAATACTCTGATTTGAAATTAATCAAGAAAAACAAAAGTAACCCATGCCTACTGTTAACCATTCCTATTCCCTGAAAGTGGATACATAGAGCACTGAACATGTGTCCTATTGAATGGATGTTTATGTCTTACCCCTCTGAAGGGGGCTAGAAGGCTTTCTTATAGTCAATGGTGTGGAAAACAGCAATAGCACATAGGATAAATGCATAAGACCATGTACTCACAAGGGTCCCAGTCTAATGTCAAGACCCAAAGTACAGTAAGGGGACCAAAGTTTGGGTGTGAGGTTATGGGTTCATGTTTATTGAAGTCTGAAGTTTCAACAAATCACTGCTGACCTGGGGAGTTCTACACAAACATCTTATCATGGGTTTAGGggactctgacatttcacattcttagaaGTCTTTTGGGCCTGACTAACAGGTTATTACTAGAATGCATCACTGTCATAAGAAATTCTCTTTAGAGCCTAGTGACAAAGGTCAGGCATTATTTGATGCGAGTTTCATAATTGGCATTAATGGGAGTTAGTGCAGTCTAAAGGGAATGAATAGTGAGTTGGCAAAAAGTGGTCAAGATTATCTGAAGTTCCAAGTACAAAACTTCTCAAACTCTGCCAGTACTTTACTGCTAAATGTATTGAGTTCTCTGTCAGTACCATATCCATGGTGTACCTGTGGGTAGGAATATGTCCACTTGTGAATTGAAGCATTACTGTATATTAAAACTAGAGGTTccaccgattaatcggaatggattaattagggccgatttcaagttttcataacaatcgggaatctgtatttttgggcgctgatttgtttatacctttatttaactaggcaagtcagttaagaactcattcttattttcaatgacggactaGGAACGGTGGATTAattgcctcgttcaggggcagaacgacagattttcacctcaTCAGCTCGGGGGATACTAGCTTGCAactttacagttaactagtccaacgcaataacgacctgcctctctcttgttgcactccacaaggagactgttgCACGAATGCAGTAAAGCCAAGGTAAAtttctagctagcattaaacttgtcataaaaaacaatcaatcataatcactagttaactacacatggttgatgatattatctagcgtgtcctgcgttgcatataatctgattgAGCATATAAACATTTAaatatctgactgagcggtggtaggcagaagcaggcttGTAAACATTCATTGAAACAGCTCTTcattgtgcttcaagcattgcgctgtttatgacttaaagcctatcaactcccgagatgaggctggtgtaaccgaagtgaaatggctagctagttagcgcgcgctaatagcatttcaaacgtcactagCTCTAGGCTTTCTAGTTGTTGATCCCCTTGTTCTGCATGATTAACGTAGCTTccatggtggctgttgtcgttgtgttgctggttcgagcgaGGAGAGCTAATACTGTCACACTggaaatactaaagtgcctataagaacatctaatagtcaaaggttaatgaaatacaaatggtatagaaggaaatagtcctataattcctataacttcaacctaaaacgtcttaccttggaatattgaagactcatgttaaaaggaaccaccagctttcatatgttctcatgttatgagcaaggaactgaaacattagctttcttacatagcacatatttcacttttactttcttctccaacactgtttttgctttatttaaaccaaattgaacacgtttcattatttacttgaggctaaatagatattgatatattaagttaaaataagtgttcattcagtattgttgtaattgtcattacaaataaataaaaatcgaccgattaatcggtatcagcttttttggtcctccaataatcagtatcggcgttgaaaaaaaatcataattggtcaaCCTCTAATTAAAACAGTAATTATTGAAAGGTCTGAGTGTAAACCACAAGACCAGCTGTTGTAAACTAGGATTTTATTACAAACACATATTTCACATCCCCCTTCATTCCAGATGAAACAATCCAATGTCAACAAGACAAAATGCACATCACATTGAACCACCCAAATCACTTATTTTGATAGTAAATTTAAATCAAGAGTTTTTACAAAATCAAGTCTTGATTACAAATGTTAAAAACTTAGTGATCTCAAACACAATGAATACCTTGAAGTTGTTAACAAAAAAATAGAtctgtttttgtgtgtttgtagGCATTGTTCTTTTCATTTAACACATTAACTGAAAAACTTACTGGGCAAATCAATTTCTAAAGCCGAACTGAATGACAAAACGTACAATGATAAGTGGTAATTGGATGAGGACAGAGCAAACTGCACTTAGAATCAGAGGTTAATTAGGTGGGGTTGTCCCCAAAATGGGTTCTTTTGTGGTCAGTTTCAACTTAAATGTACTTAGTACCCACTTTCCACTGTATAACAACTCCTTATCGCAATGCAGGTTGAAACACACAACGTAATTTGCTCAAGTGCACCAACAGAAA
Above is a genomic segment from Oncorhynchus gorbuscha isolate QuinsamMale2020 ecotype Even-year linkage group LG10, OgorEven_v1.0, whole genome shotgun sequence containing:
- the LOC124045642 gene encoding embryonic polyadenylate-binding protein-like isoform X1 — protein: MNSSGQSYPLASLYVGDLHPDVTEAMLYQKFSPAGPITSIRVCRDVITRRSLGYAYINFQQPADAECALDTMNYEVLKGRPIRIMWSQRDPGLRKSGVGNIFIKNMDESIDNKALYDTFSAFGNILSCKVVCDENGSKGYGFVHFETQEAANRAIDTMNGMLLNDRKVLETGSDSGIADPKAHFLGGKCQLSTISFVGHFKSHKERQAEFGAKAMKFTNVYIKNFGDDYSDEKLQEVFSAFGRTLSVRVMMDERGRSRGFGFVNYENHEDAQRAVEEMNGKELVPGRVLYVGRAQKRMERQGELKRKFELIKQERIHRYQGVNLYVKNLDDGLDDEKLRKEFAPYGTITSAKVMTDGGHSKGFGFVCFSSPEEATKAVTEMNGRIVATKPLYVALAQRKEERKAILTNKYMQRTMPGPVIDSYQQAGYYMSAVPQPPSRTFYNPNPASTMRTSPRWAAQPPRPQAPYSGQFVRSAVPRRASTPISTVRQASTQAPRIINYTQRMANIGTQTAGGRAGMSGGMVRGTQYKYSSGVRNLQQVITMPAPMAVQQVVTQQIMEPAVHVRGQEPLTASMLAAAPLMEQKQLLGERLYPLIHGFHSNLAGKITGMLLEIDNSELLHMLESPESLHSKVDEAVAVLQAHQAKENSPKK
- the LOC124045642 gene encoding embryonic polyadenylate-binding protein-like isoform X2 translates to MNSSGQSYPLASLYVGDLHPDVTEAMLYQKFSPAGPITSIRVCRDVITRRSLGYAYINFQQPADAECALDTMNYEVLKGRPIRIMWSQRDPGLRKSGVGNIFIKNMDESIDNKALYDTFSAFGNILSCKVVCDENGSKGYGFVHFETQEAANRAIDTMNGMLLNDRKVLETGSDSGIADPKAHFLGGKCQLSTISFVGHFKSHKERQAEFGAKAMKFTNVYIKNFGDDYSDEKLQEVFSAFGRTLSVRVMMDERGRSRGFGFVNYENHEDAQRAVEEMNGKELVPGRVLYVGRAQKRMERQGELKRKFELIKQGVNLYVKNLDDGLDDEKLRKEFAPYGTITSAKVMTDGGHSKGFGFVCFSSPEEATKAVTEMNGRIVATKPLYVALAQRKEERKAILTNKYMQRTMPGPVIDSYQQAGYYMSAVPQPPSRTFYNPNPASTMRTSPRWAAQPPRPQAPYSGQFVRSAVPRRASTPISTVRQASTQAPRIINYTQRMANIGTQTAGGRAGMSGGMVRGTQYKYSSGVRNLQQVITMPAPMAVQQVVTQQIMEPAVHVRGQEPLTASMLAAAPLMEQKQLLGERLYPLIHGFHSNLAGKITGMLLEIDNSELLHMLESPESLHSKVDEAVAVLQAHQAKENSPKK
- the LOC124045642 gene encoding embryonic polyadenylate-binding protein-like isoform X3 produces the protein MNSSGQSYPLASLYVGDLHPDVTEAMLYQKFSPAGPITSIRVCRDVITRRSLGYAYINFQQPADAECALDTMNYEVLKGRPIRIMWSQRDPGLRKSGVGNIFIKNMDESIDNKALYDTFSAFGNILSCKVVCDENGSKGYGFVHFETQEAANRAIDTMNGMLLNDRKVFVGHFKSHKERQAEFGAKAMKFTNVYIKNFGDDYSDEKLQEVFSAFGRTLSVRVMMDERGRSRGFGFVNYENHEDAQRAVEEMNGKELVPGRVLYVGRAQKRMERQGELKRKFELIKQERIHRYQGVNLYVKNLDDGLDDEKLRKEFAPYGTITSAKVMTDGGHSKGFGFVCFSSPEEATKAVTEMNGRIVATKPLYVALAQRKEERKAILTNKYMQRTMPGPVIDSYQQAGYYMSAVPQPPSRTFYNPNPASTMRTSPRWAAQPPRPQAPYSGQFVRSAVPRRASTPISTVRQASTQAPRIINYTQRMANIGTQTAGGRAGMSGGMVRGTQYKYSSGVRNLQQVITMPAPMAVQQVVTQQIMEPAVHVRGQEPLTASMLAAAPLMEQKQLLGERLYPLIHGFHSNLAGKITGMLLEIDNSELLHMLESPESLHSKVDEAVAVLQAHQAKENSPKK